Part of the Sphingobacterium sp. LZ7M1 genome, AAATGGAACCTTATCTGATGGAGACGGAAAATTTGAACTGGAATTAACAAACGGTACTAGAGGATCCCTGACAATTACCCACACGGGCTTCAATACACAGACCGTTTCAATCAACAGTCAAGATTTACAGATTTCTTTGCATCCTAAAGCAGAAGACTTAGATGAAGTCGTTGTAGTAGGTTATGGTACTCAAAAACGAAAGGACCTTACTGGTGCCGTTGCTTCTGTACAAGCCGAAAAGCTTGAAAAAGAAGCCCCTAGGTCGGTCCAAGATCTATTGAGAGGAAATGCTGCAGGTATTGTAATCAGCCAAGGAAATACAGCGAAGGGCGACGCGGATCTTCTAGTAAGAGGAAGAGGAACCCTAAAAGCTGGCGCTAGCCCACTCAATGTAGTAGATGGGGTTATCTTTGATGGAACATTTGCTGATATCAACCCAAATGACATTGCTTCCATCGATATCCTAAAAGATGCAAGTGCAACTGCAGTTTATGGTGCTAGAGCAGCAAATGGCGTCGTATTGATCACTACCAAACGCGGTGCTTCCGGTAAACCAACCATTACGTTGAATGGCAATTTTGGCTTCGTAGAAAACTCCTACATGCCAAGGGTCATGAATGGACAGGAATTCCTAGCCTATCGTTATGATTATGAAATGGGTAAAAGAGCCCAAGATTACCACGACAAATATCCTGAAATGTTTGTGGATCCAAGAAAATTGACAAATGTGGATCAATTGGCATGGTATAACTATGACCAAAAAGACCCTGCAACAACCGTAACGGAAGAACAATTGATCCGCTCTTGGTTAGCAAGGTTAGAAATGAGATCTCCAGAAATTGAAAATTACCTGATTGGGAAAGAAACAAACTGGCAAGATCAAGTTTTTCACAAAGGAATCCAGCAAGATTATACAGCAAGTATTTCCAATAAAACGGATAACCTAAACTACTATTTCTCCCTTAACCATGTAGATCGCGAAGGCTTTATCGTTGGAAACCGGTTCAAGAACTTCAGGACCAGGATCAACTTGGAATCCAAGATCACCAACTTCTTAAAAGTTGGAACCAACGCCAACTTTGCTGCCAGAAACGAAGGTTTCCTACAGGCAGATTGGGGGCAATCAGCAATTATTCCTCCATATGGGTCTAACAATATCGATGATCCAAACAGCCTTTATAGAAGATTGCCTACTGGCGATGTTACTCCAGTAAACCCATTCTTCGATAATATGTTTAGAGACCGTGTGGATCGCTATAACACTTTAAATGCAACTCTATACGGCGTTATCACATTACCTTATGGATTTGAAATCCAATCCAACTTTACGCCATCATTCATCTGGAGAGAATACTACAATCACGATTCTTCCCTGAACCCAGAATGGGCAGCTAAGGGCGGAACGGCGGAACGTTCCTTCTTCAGGACCTACAACTGGCAGATTGACAACGTCCTGCGTTGGAAAAAAGCCTTTGGAGATCACAACTTTGAGGTTACTTTACTTCAAAATGCTGAAAAAGGTCAATATTGGAGAACCAAAGCTACAGCTTCCAACTTCGTTCCTAGCGATATCTTAGGCTGGCATAGAATACAGGCCGGAACGGTTCCTTTGAATGAAAGTGATGACACTTACCGCACTGGAGATGCCTTAATGGGTCGTTTATTCTACTCTTTCAAAGACACCTACCTTTTCACCGCATCGGTACGTCGTGACGGTTATTCTGCATTCGGTTCTCAAAACCCTCGTGCAACCTTCCCTGCACTGGCCTTCGCATGGAATTTCACGAATGAGAAGTTTATGGAAGGAACTAAATCTTGGTTAGACTACGGAAAACTAAGATTGACTTGGGGAAGAAATGGTAACCGCGATATCCCACAGTATGACGCACTTTCTGATATGACCTCAGGCTTACATCCATATATCGACTCCAAAGGAAATGTTTACCTAGGCTCACAATTGTATGTGAACCGCATGGCCAACCTGGGGCTAAAATGGGAAAACAAAGCCTCTTATAACTTAGGTTTGGATTTCGCGATGTTCAAGAGCCGCCTATCTGGTGCAATTGACCTGTACACCGCAACAACCCATGACCTATTAGTTGACCGCGAACTACCTGAAATCATTGGTTTCAGCAGCGTTGCAGCCAATTTAGGAGAACTTAAAAGCCATGGTATCGACGTGAGCTTAACTGGAAACATTATCCAAAAAGAAACCTTTAACTGGTCTTCTAACTTCATTTTCATGCTAAATCGCAGAAAGATCGTAACCCTTTATGGCGACATGGTGGACATTAAAGATGATGCCGGCAATGTTATTGGCCAGAAAGAAGCTGATGACATCAAGAACAGATGGTTTATCGGACAAGACCCTGACCGTATCTGGGATTACGAAAGACAAGGAATCTGGCAACAAAATGAAATTGATGAAGCTGAAAAATTCGGATTACAACCTGGAGATTTCAAATATATTGACCAGAATGGCGATGGCGTGATGACTGATGCTGACCGTATCTTCCAAAGGTACAAAACACCGCGATTCCGTTGGTCTTGGAGAAACGACTTCAACTATAAAAACTTCAACCTTTCTGTGTTCATTTACTCCAATTGGGGACAAACTGATGGATTCAACCGTGCAGCAAACAACAGTAACTTCGCAGACCGAACCACTGATTATGTGATGCCTCGTTGGACTCCTGAAAACCCAATCGATGATTATGCGAGAATCGGTTCAAAGAATATCGGATCAAATTACATCAATAAGTCCTTTGTTAGGTTAGAGAATATTTCTCTTTCATACTTGGTGCCTTCCAACATCTT contains:
- a CDS encoding SusC/RagA family TonB-linked outer membrane protein — encoded protein: MTKQYVLLILFSFWMILLSADPCFSQQNQNLIRGTVKSTDGTPVEGASIMQTGTKNGTLSDGDGKFELELTNGTRGSLTITHTGFNTQTVSINSQDLQISLHPKAEDLDEVVVVGYGTQKRKDLTGAVASVQAEKLEKEAPRSVQDLLRGNAAGIVISQGNTAKGDADLLVRGRGTLKAGASPLNVVDGVIFDGTFADINPNDIASIDILKDASATAVYGARAANGVVLITTKRGASGKPTITLNGNFGFVENSYMPRVMNGQEFLAYRYDYEMGKRAQDYHDKYPEMFVDPRKLTNVDQLAWYNYDQKDPATTVTEEQLIRSWLARLEMRSPEIENYLIGKETNWQDQVFHKGIQQDYTASISNKTDNLNYYFSLNHVDREGFIVGNRFKNFRTRINLESKITNFLKVGTNANFAARNEGFLQADWGQSAIIPPYGSNNIDDPNSLYRRLPTGDVTPVNPFFDNMFRDRVDRYNTLNATLYGVITLPYGFEIQSNFTPSFIWREYYNHDSSLNPEWAAKGGTAERSFFRTYNWQIDNVLRWKKAFGDHNFEVTLLQNAEKGQYWRTKATASNFVPSDILGWHRIQAGTVPLNESDDTYRTGDALMGRLFYSFKDTYLFTASVRRDGYSAFGSQNPRATFPALAFAWNFTNEKFMEGTKSWLDYGKLRLTWGRNGNRDIPQYDALSDMTSGLHPYIDSKGNVYLGSQLYVNRMANLGLKWENKASYNLGLDFAMFKSRLSGAIDLYTATTHDLLVDRELPEIIGFSSVAANLGELKSHGIDVSLTGNIIQKETFNWSSNFIFMLNRRKIVTLYGDMVDIKDDAGNVIGQKEADDIKNRWFIGQDPDRIWDYERQGIWQQNEIDEAEKFGLQPGDFKYIDQNGDGVMTDADRIFQRYKTPRFRWSWRNDFNYKNFNLSVFIYSNWGQTDGFNRAANNSNFADRTTDYVMPRWTPENPIDDYARIGSKNIGSNYINKSFVRLENISLSYLVPSNILEKASIRNLRISASVRNAAMWAPHWEFGDPEGFPVPRTYNLSLNFSL